The DNA window CCGAAGCTAAAAATAATGAAGACAAGaatacataaattcaagttgaagataacaaaggtaaaagccctAAAATTCtcagaaataattttttctatcaaatcagaacgggctcgtacaaagagagaattcaaaataagaatcaacaatactcatcatcctcttcaatacaatctctttttatcgttagaggatgaggaaggggaagaatgcatctcaatgaaaatagatggcatgcgaaaatcccATGCTGGGatggttaggtttgaatgtagtcttttctgtttgtaatctctatttttttagaatgtatgaatgctactaatcagttttttagggtcttttgattgtcatccttaatcatagctagggtttgtctagctttgatttctaaccctcccacttttggaattttaatgaaataattttaaccgttttccaaaaaaaaatattttttatgcatAGTCTATGCACAAACTCTTACACAAAGGACAATAATTGCAACACTACATATCATCCATTCTAAAAACATCTAATATTAAACTTGTGTGTACAAGTTGTCAACATGGTCATTATCCCATATATTCATGTAACTCTCGAAACAGATTAAACACAACTTTCTCTCGTCGTTTTTGTCATCACCAATATTGTAACATAGTTCTTCCTTCACCAACGGTTCAACAAGAACGATGGAACCTCTTGTTTCTTGAACAACTTTTAGTATTGAGTCACCAATGTCAGCTACTAAACTCTCTATAGAACCATTGATGTGGTTAGCATTAGCGAAATAGGGTTGCAAATTATCGTGGCTAATATGAGCTTCAACCCTAAGCGGCGGTGCCCCAATTCTAACTAATGTGAAGATATCCATCATGATAATGTACGTGGGTGTTGTCGATAGCTAATGTTCATCGATAAGTTCAAAACAAACCGACTAGCGTAAAGACCAAATCAACGTTGTCccacaaaatcaaaattaaaaaaatgtcccCATGTATGATTGAACTACATACCTTCAATTTGCAAGACTGACGCTCTATCACTGAGCAATATGCTCTACACCCAAACAAGCTAATGTTCATCGATAGTCCAAAACAAACTGACTAGTATGAAAACCAAATCAACGTTGCCccacaaaatcaaaatttgccCCCATGCAGGATTGAACTACAAACATTCAGTTTACAAGACTGACGCTCTATCATTGAGTTATACGGGTTGTACGCTCTACACCCAAACAAGTCAATGTTCATCGATAGTCCAAAACATACGACTAGTGTGAAGAACAAATCAATGTTGTCCCACAAaaccaaaaattaaataattgccCCCACATGCAGGATCGAACTACAGACCTTCAGTTTACAAGACTGACGCTCTACCACTGAGCTATACGGGCTATTTGGTGGCAATTTGGTTAGAATTAGTGAAATAGAGTTACAAATTATCGTGGCTAACATGAACTTCAACCCTAGGCAGCGGCACCCCAATTATAACTAATGATATCCATCGTGATAATGTACGTGGGTGTTGTCGGCTTAGAAAATGAAGCAATGTTGAACGGAAGaaactaaaaacaaaattttctacCTCCTTAGCTAGATCTCTTATGGTTTCTTGGAGAAAAAAATGCCTGATTTTTGGGGAAATTATGGATTTGGGTTCGACTTGTTCTCGGTCAGAGAAGAAAGACATCACATCGAATATGGAGTGGTGGAGGAATTTTGTTGAGAAACGAATGCATTCTATTACATTTGGATGAGCAGATGTCGTCAATTACATTAAGAACTAGGAGGCAAGTCGACTTGGGggataataactaatattttggTTCCATTTGAAAAGATGTATCTTTTGAACTCTACTTTCTCCTTAATCTTAAATGCTTTCTTCATTAATTACCGGCTCAAAACAATGATCTTTTTCCATTTCaaattctagtttttttttttacaaattcttttgattttacaaagatgtgtttaaatagaatataaaaatattagaattaaaaactcatagatgaagaaaagaaataattaaattaactgTGAGGATAAATTTGAAAactagataattaattaaggaaactaTCATGATAGTTTTGaaattagtataatatattctataaaatCCTTTTTactgttttaatataatatatttcctaatatatttaaaaatatattatattattgtaacaatatcatatattttaagagtctctatttttaaactaataattatataattttttataatttttttataacaaattataatttaaaaattaaaaataattaatataaatatatataaattattaaatattatttataatatatctaatatttaaaaaaataactaatataaattataatattaatatataattaaattattacactccataaaaaaattcaattttttttgatagACATATAAATGGTTTAagggtttttatttatttattatttataaatatatataaattaatatcataGAAATTCCTTTAATGCCAGACTCTCTAAAGGGCCGAAGATGCTTTAATATATGCCCCGGCCCACATTGGGATATGATCCTGGTCCAAACGGGCCACGCGTATTGCCTCTTATCTATAAATAGCCTTCTTAATCGTACCAGTTTCAGGCTTGAATTAAAGAAGCTAAgtctcctcttcctcctcctcttcttcttctgtagTATCTTTCATGGCGTACGCCGCCACAACTATTAAGTTCCTTTGCAGCTATGGAGGCAAAATCCTTCCACGTTATCCTGATGGAAAGCTCCGTTACCACGGAGGCGATACTCGCGTCCTCTCCGTAGATCGTTCTATCTCCTTCTCCGGTACTCAGTCCTCAATCCTCATCTCGTTTCCTAATTAACTAGTACTGCTTGATTCCtgttttatatagattatacgAAATTACTGATCAATGATgcgttgttgttgttgttgttcgcAGATCTACTTAAGAAGATGACGGAATTGTATGGAGCAGCGGTTAGTTTGAGATGCCAGTTACCGACTGAAGATCTAGACGCCTTAATTTCaattaaatctgatgaagatctGGAAAATATCATCGAGGAATACGACCGAGCCGCCATGAAAATCAGAGCATTCCTAACTCCGATCAAAACGCcttctcctcttcctcctccgtCATCATCATCTTCTGAATCGTCGCCGAAATCGTCCAACTCATCGCCGAAATCACACATCAGTTCCGTCTCGCGGCCTTTTCCAAATGCAATTGCTGTGGATCATTGCAATAAGCCTCCAATCTATCCTCCTCTAAAATTTGCTactactcatcatcatcatcatcatgtagTTCCGAAGGTTCCTCACTGCGCTTACCATGCTGGTTATCATGGAAGGATTTACCTGGTTCACAATGGAAATTACTGGCAATAACTAGCTAGCATTCCACAAATCCTCCAGATTGATATtgatatatagtatatatatatatatatatatagttgactaaaattataattaactagCTAGTCATGAGAGTACTGGATTGAAGATGAATgagttgtttatttattattatgtaacTCTCCCTGTATATTgcaaaaagaagaagatgttgatgatgatgaatttaCAGattcaatccaatccaatcctaTCCAATGATGATGACATTTTGCCATGCaagttttgttattattatcacTGAAATTTCGTTTTCGATCTGTTCATGATCCTCATCATGATCATGTGGAAATGGTGATGATCAGAGTGTGCtatacatacatataacaaCGCCTTATTCGTGATTTTCATCGTTATTTTCCGTTAAGCCACGTCAAGATTCTGTTACACCATCTGCCTTCTTAttcatcttttaattaattaattaattagtatagaAAATTTGTCAACATTTCttataacaatatattcaatttttttgtttttgttttttctgtTGAAATTTGCAGATAGCGGATGAGATAAGGGATGGAGTTCTGataaatgatgatgatgacctAATGGTGGAGTTTTCTGGTAAACATATCCTCTATTATTTGACAAGTGTAAATAGTTGCATTTTATTTGAAGTTTCCTATAGTAAAGATATATATGTAATTGGTgccagattttttttttatggtagTATTTGTTATGAGAGGCATTATAAATGGTATAAATGAATGGTGtttgatttgaaatataaaaaattatataaattctatatgatttataatttttttttgtttagtttatagtataaaatgtaatattcaaataaaatataattttatccttttaattaattaaagtgaaattatgaatataattttttttatataattaatattaattattattattctctttagttatttattattataaattattgtactattattattaatattgtaattattatatttaataattaatgttattttaattaaaatataaaaataattataatataaaatagaaattatatttatttaatttaaatattattaataattgtaaaaatagatataaaataaaaataatatatattgtcaataatattatctataatctaattaaaatataaaataataataatatataataataaatagaattatcattataataataaatatatattttgtgaattataatattggaatatttaaaaaaataaaaatatagttaatatattatataatactaagttatatataataatattaataaagaatagaatgagaaataaaaattaaataatataagaaaagaaataaaaattaaatgatataagaaAAGTATTGTAACTAATGGAAGATTAATATAGGGCcgtgtaaaaaaaaaattgatagctTACCGATTTCATTTTACCAGTTTATTGGTTATCCGGTTCTAATGGCTTCGATTAACCGATTAAAATGTTCGCAGTTGAACTATTTTTTAGCGGATAGgtaataattttatcttatatatttatattatttattttgtaaatattatatatattaaaaataatatttaataatatataaatatatattataattatttttaaattttaaattataatttggatagaattatttaaaaaaaaaactaatttattagttaaaaaattgagacatatagaataatataatatattataacatatttttaaatatatctataaaatatttttataatatattatattataacaatcctataatatattataacataaataaataaaatagagaataaCATAACACATcgtttaataagtttaaatacttaatttaaaaaattgaattatcggttaACGGTTAAATCGATTAATCGACTAAAACTAGtagaacaaaaattaataaaaccgaTACTAATACTAGTCGTTtaaaatgtttgtaaaataagagataaaatcGGATTTAACCAAAACCGTTTAACCGACGggttaaatattaattagttaaattttttaaactatgaagtataaattatatagagcTATCaatttatatcaataataaaaacataagatattaaaatattattgatatagTTTCTATTATACCAATTAGGATATACTATACATCTTAATACATACCCAAAcactaaatataaaatcaaaaaaaaatcaagtctttattttttatttcaaattttaagaaGCTAGCACAATACTGTAATGATCTTACTTcaacctaaaatattttattaagaattaattgaATTCTAGATTTTGGTCTAATAAATTTGACTTagtttatgttaatttataagttttcaAATTATCTAAATCTCAATGCGAATGTGAACTATTTGACCATGTTGGAATTCAATTTCCTTACCTAACTCACCAAAACAAATCCTCCATGATTGTGTTGTCAATTAACTATCCAATACCACAATATATAGCTAGAagttttattaagaaaatagaTGCAAGGAAGAACCATGATATTTAGAGCTCTATTTATCatgaaaaaacaaattcatatgGTGAAATTTTCTGGCTGTGAAAATTTCCACTTCATTTCatgaattaaattcaaattcaaattcaaatttatattcatattcatgaaatatgataataattaattaatgttccAAATTTGTGGCTTGCATTCTTTTTACCAAGTTGTTGAAAAAAAGGATAAAATCGAGCTTAACCACTAAAAAGAATAGGCCCCCCATAAGAAAGGAATCATCAATCCGCCGAAATCCgcctaaaaaaagaaaatcaaagcTGGACCATTCTATTGGCATTAGACTTTAAAAGGGAATCTTGGAATCAAAACCTTTACTTCTCCTTCATTCCTTTCTCTCTTTGTGTTATTTTGATTCAGCATATTCTATGTATCTTAATTGCTATTAGGTATTTTGTATCACCATCAagatgtcattttttttataagcttaattgttttttttaagtaatttgcttaaaacatttaatctaaTTTGATTCCGCTCATTCACAATATTGTTATTTGTCGTCAAAATAAGCTCCTATACTCAATCGCCTCATTTCGAAACACTATTTCAATTGTGCAAGATCATTCTCTTTGAAACTAGTTTGACCCACCTCTTAGCTCTAAAATATaatgtgatttttaattatttttttttttataattttactgcttttatcatcaaaattcaaatgtgattt is part of the Impatiens glandulifera chromosome 1, dImpGla2.1, whole genome shotgun sequence genome and encodes:
- the LOC124921961 gene encoding uncharacterized protein LOC124921961; its protein translation is MAYAATTIKFLCSYGGKILPRYPDGKLRYHGGDTRVLSVDRSISFSDLLKKMTELYGAAVSLRCQLPTEDLDALISIKSDEDLENIIEEYDRAAMKIRAFLTPIKTPSPLPPPSSSSSESSPKSSNSSPKSHISSVSRPFPNAIAVDHCNKPPIYPPLKFATTHHHHHHVVPKVPHCAYHAGYHGRIYLVHNGNYWQ